The sequence below is a genomic window from Pseudomonas cannabina.
TGCCGATGCATATATTCCAGCGCAGCCTGATCCAGCTTCAGCCCGACCGAACCCAGGTCGATCGCCTGTCCGCCGACCATTCCGGCCGGCCCTGCGGCAGCGGCCAGTGTGCTGACCATCTGCAAACGGGTTTCGGCATCGCGTGAGCTGAGGTGTGGTGCGAGCAGCGCGGTGAACGCCAGACTCTGCAAGCCGTCACCGGCAAGGATCGCACAGGCCTCATCGAATGCCTTGTGCGTGGTGGGCTGGCCACGGCGCAGATCGTCATCGTCCATCGCCGGCAAGTCATCGTGTACCAGCGAATAAGCATGGATCAGCTCAACCGCGCAGGCCGCACCGTTGGCATCTTCGGCGACACCGCCCAGCGCTTCGCAGGCTGCGTAGGCGAGCAATGGGCGCACGCGCTTGCCACCGTTCATCACGCTGTAGCGCATGGCGTCGTAGAGGCGTGTCAGTTCAGGGCTCGGAGCCTGAAACAGGCCCTCGAGCGCGGCATTCACACGCGTCTGGCTTTGCGCCTGATAGCTCGCAATCATTCGGGGAGTTCCGCGTCGTCGAACGGCTCTTCGGTCAGCTCACCGTCGCGTTCCAGCAAGACCTGAACCTTCTGCTCGGCCTGGGTGAGGGCGCTCTGGCAGTCGCGGGTCAGACGCACACCCTGCTCGAAGGCGGTCAGAGAGTCTTCCAGAGACAGTTCGCCATTCTCCAGCCGCTCTACCAGCGCTTGCAGATCAGCGAGGGACTGTTCGAAATCCAGTGCAGCTTTCTTGCGGGCCATGGGGGCATTTCCGGTAGAGGTTAAACCGCGCGACACTAGCAGAGCGACGGCGTCGGGGCAAATCACGGCGACGGGTCTGTGCCATTGCCGTGGCTGGGAGGATCAACCCGCTGCAAACCCGTTGTGCAGATCAGCGATCAGATCGTCCGGGCTTTCCAGACCGATCTGCAAGCGCAACATCGGCCCGGTGCCTCGGTCGGGCCCGTGCTGTTCGATCTCGGTGATCAGGCTTTCGAAACCGCCCCAGGAATAGCCGATCCCGAACAGCTGCAAGGCACTGACGAAGCGATCCAGCACCTGACGATCAGCGGTTTTGAACTCGAAGCTGAGCAAACCGTTGCAACCGTGGAAATCGCGCTTCCAGATAGCGTGGCCCGGATCATCCGGTAATGCGGGGTAGAGCACGCGCGCGACCTGAGGCTGGCGCTGTAACCACTGCGCCACGTGCAGCGCATGTCGTTCATGCATTTCCATGCGCGCGGCCAGGCTTCGTGCGCCGCGCAGCACCAGATAGGCATCGTCGGGGCTGACGGTGTTGCCTACTGCGGTATTCATGGTTTTGAGGGCTGGCCAGTGGGCTTCGGTGGTGCTGACGCTGCCCATCATCACGTCCGAATGGCCGGCCACGTACTTGGTCAGCGCCATCAGCGATATATCTGCGCCCAGTTCCAGCGGCTTGTACAGCACCCCCGAACCCCAGGAGTTATCCACCGCCAGCAGCAGGTTCTTTGCTTTGCACAGCCGCGACAGGGCGGGCAGGTCACACATGTCGAAGGTCAGCGAGCCCGGCACTTCCGCGTAGATCATCCGCGTATTGGTTTTGATCAGGGATTCCACATCGCTGCCGTCGGCGCTGTAAAAATCGAATTGAATGTCGAACGCTTTTAGCAACGTGTTCGCCAGTCGCCGCACCGGACCATAGACCGACTCGGTGATCAGCACGTGATCGCCCGGATGCATAAAGGATTGAAACATCTGCGCCACTGCGGCGAGCCCGGTCGGGTACAGGCAGGTGCCGTGGGCGCCTTCAAGCTCGGAGACCAGATCCTGCAGGGCGAAGGCCGTCGGATTGCCATTGGCGCCGTAAGTCAGCGAACGTTCCGGCCCCGCCGTGCGGATCTCTGCGTCCCGCAAACTTTGCAGGCTGTCGAACAGCACGGTGCTGACGCGCACCACCGGTGGATTGACCGCCAGCCCCGGCCCGCTGCTTGCGCTACGGCCGCGTTGCGACAGGGCAGTGTGAGCTCGAGGGTCTTTGCTGTGCGGCATCTGGGGCTCCGGAACGAATGACGTTAGCGGGCAAGCGTAATGCATCCGTGCGGTTGTCAGGTATTACTGATCGTCCCTGGCGCTGTCCAGTGCGTAAAACTCGTGGAGTTTGGCCTGTAACCATTGTCGATCCGGCAATCGCGTCTGGTATTCGGCAATCAGTGCGGGTGACAACGAGCGGTTCAGGGCGTACTCCACCACTTCATCGTTTTTGCTGGCGCACAGCAGCACGCCAATGGCGGGGTTTTCATGAGGTTTGCGCTCCGTCTGGTCCAGTGCTTCCAGATAGAAATTCACCTTACCCAGGTACTCTGGCTCAAAGCGCCCCACCTTGAGTTCGATGGCCACCAGGCAGTTGAGGCCGCGATGGAAAAACAGCAGGTCCAGCGCGAAATCCTGGCCACCCACCTGCACCGGATATTCTGAGCCGACGAAGCAGAAGTCTCGGCCCAGTTCGATCAGAAAATCCCTCAGACGCTGCAGCAACCCGCGATGCAGATCCGCTTCGGCATGGCCCGGAGGCAGCTCCAGAAATTCCACCATGTAGGCATCACGAAACACATCCAGCGCGGCTGGCCGGGTCTCCTTGAGCATGGCTGAGGCTTTGGCCGGCTGGGTGACACTGCGTTCAAACAGGGCTGTCTTGAATTGGCGTTCCAGTTCGCGGCTGGACCACTTCTCCTTGATTGCCATGCGCATGTAAAACTCACGCTCTTCCGGGCGTTTACTCTGGCTGAAAATGGTCAGGTGGTGAGTCCATGGCAATTGTGTCAGCACTGCTGACACTTTTTCATCGTCACGGTAAACCTCGTAGAACTGGCGCATGCGGAACAGATTTCGACGCGTAAACCCGCGTAGCCCCGGTTGGGTGGTGGCCAGATGATCGGCAAGCTGGCTGACCACCGCGTCACCCCACTCGGCGCTTTCAATCTTGCGGCTGATGTGCGCGCCGACTTGCCAGTAAAGCTCGATCAGGCGAGTGTTGACCGCTTGTGCAGCCTGCTGCCGAGCGCTTTGAATCATCGCGAGCACTTCATCAAAGCGATCGGCGGCCGGTGTCTGCGGTGCGTTTGGAGTACTCATGCGGCAACTACTCCGTTACGCGGCCGACGGACAGGCAGTTGCAAGGTCTGAGTAAGGTGGATGATTCCCGGATTCATGGCAGGTGCGTCCTTGGACAGTCTTTAAGGCCGGCTACTTTACGTCCGGATCACACCTGCTCGATTCAGATTTTCCGATGGGTTTGTCACATCAGGTTTCCGTTGCCGAAGACCTTGATTCGCCCCTTATTTTTCCAGGTCAGATGCGGCATGCCGCTCGGGAACCTGATCAGCTTCTTCGCCCCAGGTGCGGTTGACCTTCTGGCCTTTTACCACTGCCGGGCGCGCTGCAATTTCCTCAGTCCAGCGGATGAGGTTCGGGTATTCATGCACCGACAGGAACTCGGCAGCCGAATAAACCTTGTTGCGCACCAGCGCGCCATACCACGGCCACACGGCGATATCGGCAATCGTATACGTGTCGCCCGCCAGGTAGCGGTGTTCCGCCAGGCGACGGTCCAGCACGTCGAGCTGACGTTTGGCCTCCATCGCAAACCGGTTGATGGGGTACTCGAGCTTCTCGGGCGCATACGCATAGAAATGCCCGAACCCGCCGCCCAGATAAGGCGCAGCGCCCATCTGCCAGAACAGCCAGTTCAGGGTCTCGGTACGTCCTGCCGGATCGGCAGGCAGGAACGCGGAAAACTTCTCCGCCAGATACAGCAGAATCGATCCGGATTCGAACACCCGCACAGGCGTCTCATGGCTTCGGTCCAGCAGCGCAGGGATTTTCGAGTTGGGATTGATCTCGACAAAGCCGCTGGAAAACTGCTCACCCTCGGAGATGCGAATCAGCCACGCGTCGTATTCCGCTCCACTGTGTCCCAGCGCCAGCAACTCCTCCAGCATGATCGTGACCTTCATCCCATTGGGCGTCGCCAGCGAATACAGCTGCAGCGGATGCTTGCCGACGGGCAATTCCTTTTCATGTGTAGGACCGGCGACAGGGCGGTTAATGCTGGCAAATGTACCGCCTGAGGACGTGTCCTGTTGCCAGACCTTTGGCGGAGTGTAAGGAGTATCAGTCATCGGTAGCCTCGCTTGTTCAAAGGGGGATCGTTGTCGGATGTTTTTTCCTGATTCAGGAGTTTGTGGAATATTCCCACAACAAGCAAGGCACGGTCCTATAGCTGCCTTTCACCCAAAAGGAGGAGCATGTGCTTGCAGCAGAAAGTTGCGAGATTCTCTTCCCACCGGCTGGACTAAAACATGTCGTTATTATGCAGTACTGGCATCATCAAGTGGCGCGATCTAGTGATTAATCTTGTCTCCAAAGAAATCAAGATTCGTTACATGGGCGCAACATTGGGTTTTGTGTGGTCGTTGGGTAATCCGCTGGTCGTTACGCTCACTTATTACACCGTCTTCACTTATATCCTGCCAAGCAGCCAGGATCGCTTTGCACTTCATCTGGTAACAGGCATCGTGCACTGGATGCTTCTGACACAAATAGTGTCGCAGAGCGGCGAGTGGCTCATCAATAACGGCAATCTCATTCGCAAGTTACGTTTTCCCCGCCTGTTGTTACCGGTCTCGGGGGCGCTGGCGATTGTCGTATTCTGGATCGGTTGCATGCTCGTCTATGCCTCGTTGTTTACGGTGTTGGGTGGTGAGTTCACACGCGCCTTGCTGTTCTACCCGATTGTGCTGCTTGCGTTCATGTCACTGATCATGGGCGTCGGCCTGGCGCTCAGTGTCATCCAGATCACCGTGCGGGATGCCAGGCACTTCATCGATGTGTTCCTGCCCTTGCTGTTCTGGTTGACGCCAATCGTATGGGTCACCTCGTCGTTGCCTGAAGGCATCGCCAGCATCGTTGCCTATAACCCGGTTGCCCTGTACTTCAACAGTTTCAGCAGCATTCTGCATGCCGGAGTCGTTCCGGATACTCGAGATCTTGTGCTTTGCGTATTGCTGGGCGCTGCATCGCTGCTTATCGGGCTCTTCATGTTCAGGAAAGTGGACCGCGTGGTGGAGTACTTATGAGCACTGTCGTCATCAAGGCAGAAAACCTCACCAAGCAGTTCGTTCTGCGCCACAACCGGGGTGGTTTGAAGCAAAAGTTCCTGAGCCTGTTTGACGTCAGGCACCGTGAGCGCGTCGAAGATTTTACCGCCGTTCGCGATGTTTCGTTCACCTTGTGCAAGGGGGAGTCGCTGGCATTGGTGGGGCACAACGGCTCAGGTAAAAGCACGCTGCTGCAATTGGTTTCACGCATTCTTGTTCCTACCAGCGGCCGTTTGACGACGGTGGGCCGCGTCGCTCCGCTGATTGAAATAGGTGTGGGTTTTCACCCTGAACTGACGGGTGAAGAAAATATTTACCTGAACGCCAGCCTGTTCGGATTGAGCAACAAGGAAATACGTTCACGCTTCAATGAGATCGTTGATTTTTCCGGTCTTGGAGACTTTATTGATACGCCGGTAAAAAACTATTCATCCGGCATGTATATGCGTCTGGGGTTTTCTGTCGCTGTCCATGTAGAGCCACAGACGTTATTGGCTGATGAAGTACTTGCTGTGGGTGACGAAGCCTTCAAGCGCAAATGTCACGAGCGCATCCGCGGTATGCAGGAAGACGGAATGGCCTTGATTCTTGTCACTCACGCAGTAGAAGAAGGCAAAGAGTTTTGCCAGCGATACCTGACCCTCGAACGTGGCCAGATGATTGAGCACGGTCATTATTAACACCGCCGCTCTTATACCCTGAAGCTTTATCAACACACCTGTAACGCTATTTCATGAAGGTATTTCCATGCTGCAAATTATTGTTCCCATGGCAGGGGCCGGCAGTCGCTTTGCGGTAGCGGGATATACCGACCCCAAGCCTCTGATCCCTGTACACGGCGTACCGATGATCAAAGTCGTGATCGACAACCTGACGCCGGATTGCCCGCACACATTCATCTTCATCTGTCAGGCGGAGCACGTTGCGAGATACGGGCTTGAGGAAAAACTCAATGACTGGGCGCCGGGATGCAAAGTCGTCGAGCTGGAAGGGGTCACCGATGGCGCGGCCTGTACGGTGTATGCGGCGAAACACCTGATCGACCCTGCTCACCCGGTGATGATTGCCAACAGCGACCAGTACGTTGACGTGGACATCGATGCCTATCTGCGTGCCATGCAGGAAGCTGATGCCGATGGCCTGATCATGACGATGAAGGCCAATGACCCGAAGTGGTCATTCGTCGGCTTCAATCCGCAAGGCCTGATCGATCGGGTGGTGGAGAAACAGGTCATCTCCGACGAAGCGACCGTCGGTATCTATAACTTCCGCAGCGCCAGTCAGTTGCTATCCGCCATTGAGGCCATGTTCGAGAAAGACTTGCGGGTCAACGGTGAGTTCTACATTGCCCCGGCCTACAACGAGCTCATTGAACACGGCGCCACAGTCGTTCATTACAACGTTGGTTCCGAAGGCTTTGGCATGTATGGCCTGGGTATTCCTGCCGACCTGAATCTGTTCCTGTCATTGCCCGTGAGCAGGCAAGCAACATCGGGCGAGGCCTGCTGACATGCAGATCATCAGTCACCGCGGTTATTGGCTGGAGAAAGACGAGCGCAACCTGGCCGTCGCATTTAATCGTTCCTTCGACCTCGGTTTTGGTACTGAAACCGATGTCCGCGATGTGGCGGGGCAGCTGGTTATTTCTCATGACATGCCAGTAGGCGGCGAACTGACGCTCGATGCCTTGCTCGACATCATGGCCGGTCGCAACCTGCCTTTGGCGATCAACGTCAAGGCCGACGGTATGGCACTGGCTCTCCGGGAAACCTTCGCTCGCCATGGCCATACCAACTGGTTCGCCTTCGACATGGCCGTCCCCGACATGCGCAGCTATCTGCTGGAAAAGGTGCTCACTTACACGCGGCTCAGCGACGTAGAGCCGTCGCCAGCCTGGATCGATCAGGCCGCAGGTATCTGGCTTGACGGTTTCGATAGCGAATGGTTTTCCAATCAGGTCATCGATGACCTTCTGGCCCGCGGCAAGCGCGTGTGTATGGTGTCGCCGGAGCTGCATGGCCGCAATGGTCTTGCGCTTTGGCAGCAGTTGCGCGAGCTCAAGTCACAGAACCGCTTGACGCTGTGTACAGATACCCCCGTGGATGCGGTCAATTTCTTCAAGTGAGGCAGTCATGATCAAGGCAGTAATTTTCGATATGGATGGTGTCCTTATCGAGGCCAAGGAATGGCATTACGATGCACTGAACAAGGCACTCGGCCTGTTTGGTTACAACATCAGTCGCCACGAACACCTGACTGCCTACGACGGCCTGCCCACCTCGCGCAAGCTCGACATGCTGAGTGTCGAGCGCGACCTGCCGGTGGCTTTGCATGCATTCATCAATGAGATGAAGCAGCAGTACACCATGGAAATCGTCTATGCCCAGTGCAAGCCGACTTTCGTGCATCAGTACGCGCTGTCATCCTTGAAAGCGCTGGGCTACAAGCTGGCGGTTGCGTCCAACTCCATTCGTAACACCGTGGAGGTGATGATGGACCGGGCCGATCTCAGCCGTTATCTCGACCTGCAACTCTCCAATGAAGATGTGACGCACGCCAAACCAGCGCCTGATATTTACACCAAGGCCATCCGCCAGTTGGGCCTGCTGCCGGAGGAATGCCTGATCGTCGAGGACAACGAGAACGGCATCAAGGCTGCGAGGGCCTCGGGCGCGCATGTTCTGGTCGTGGCGGAAACCTGTGACGTGAATCTCAACAACATCATGGGCAGGCTGGACTCCATCAACCTCGACAAGGTGGTCAGCCTGTGAGCGCACTCAACATAGTTATTCTGTCCGGCAAAAAGGGATACGCCCGGCGCAGCGACGGTGAATACCCGGAATACCTTTGCGAGCACAACGGCAAACCGCTGATTCAAACCCTGATCGACAACTGCGCAGCGCTGGAGCCGGGCAGAATGATCTGCACGTTTGCAAACGATGATGTCGTCAGGCTGCACCTCCGTAACATGGTGCAGCAGATGCATCCGAGTGCCGCAGTTCTTCCCATTCACAACCTCACTCAGGGTGCTGCCTGTACGGCTCTTCTGGCAAGCGAGCAAATCGACAGTGACGATGAATTACTGATTCTCAGTGTCAGCGATTTTCTGGATACAGACCTGCACGCGGTGGTCCATTCGTTCCGCGAAAAAAATGAGGATGCCGGAGTGGTGATCTTCAACTCGCTACACCCGCGTTACTCGTTTGCACGCTTGAACAGCGAAGGTCGGGTCATTGAAGCTGCAGAGAAAAACCCGATCAGCCCGCACGCCATTGCGGGCATGTACTGGTTCAAATCAGGTGCGTTGTTTGTCTCGGCGGCAAAAGAAATGATCCGCAAGGACGCCCGCGTCAATGGCAACTTCTACCTCGCGCCCGCCCTTAACGAACTGGTGTTGATGCAAAAGAACATCGGCTCTTTCCGCATTGAACCGAGTTAGTATCGACCGCTGAAAACCCAAAGCCAGTTGCATGCGTTTGAAGCAGGAGACCTGCGATGAAAACTGCAAAACTGGCGGACATGGTCAAAGGCTGGTTCGTGGGCGGTTTCGAGCCAGCCGTGTTCAGCACCGATTCCTGTGAGGTCGGCGTCAAAAGTTACAAGGCGGGGGACAAGGAAGACGCTCATTATCACAAGGTTGCCACCGAGATAACCGTGCTGATTTCCGGCACCGTGAGCATGCGCGATCAGGTCTGGCAGGCGGGCGACATCATTGTTCTGGAGCCTGGTGATATCACGGCTTTCGAAGCGCTTACCGATGCGACGACGGTTGTCGTGAAAGTGCCGGGTGTGCTTGCTGACAAATACGTCGTCTGACTCATGAAAACGACCCTTCTTCAACATCACCCACAGCTTGGCTATGTATCGACGAGCAGCCTGCGCGATCTTCCTGCCGAGCTGCCTCTGGCCCATGAATGTTCAAGCCTGATCTCGTTTCGCAAACACGCGGTTCGCAAGCCCGACAAGGTGATTAAAAAACTGCATGCGGCACAACGACCCATTTGCATGTACGGGGAGGGTGCCTATTGCTTTTATGGCGTCCAGAGTGATTCGCCGCTGGCGCCGCTACTGTTGTGGGACGCCGCGCATTTTCTGAACGTTGGCGAGAAGATCACGGTTATCGAAGACACACCTGTCGGGTGTTATCTGGATCGCGACTACTTCACCAAATCGCTTATAGCGGTCGAGCGTTCGGCTACTTCTATTACGTATGAAAAGCGATCGAAGCTGGCCGCCGAAGCGGATGACGACCTGGATAGCTGGAGCTTCTGTCTCCCTGTAAGGCCGGGCGACGCCACGGTTCTGAATGCCGTGGTGAAACGCATTCTGGAAATCGACGTCGCTCGCAAAGAAATACTTTTGTGCGGCACCCCCGGTAGCAACTTCGCCTATTTCAACCAGGTGCATATTGTTGGTGAAGACATCACCGCGCCGCCTGTACAGATCTGCAAGAAGAATCGCCTCGCGCAGGAGGCCCGTTACAGTAACCTGGTGATCCTGCATGACCGGGTCTTTCTGCCCCGGCATTTCGGCGAGATCGTGCGCCGCTTCGGGCCGCGTTATCCGTTGATGACACTGCAAAGTCTTTTTTTTGACAATCGAATCAGTATGCATCCACGCCGCTACTCGGATTACGGCATGGCGATGGGCGAAATTGCAGAAGGTTTGCAAGGGCTGAACCGCAATTGTAGCGATGCAGCCATTATTGCCCCATCAATATTTTCCGAGATCGAGCGGACCGGGTTCTGTTGTGCCAGCCCGATGCGTCATAACAATGATTCTAGGGAAGGTCTGAAAAAGCCTTTTCTTCAAAAGTCGAAGCCAGTAAATACAGGCGCTCCAGCCCGGTTCCTCTCCAAAAAAATGGGCTTTTTCAGAGGATACCTAGCTACCCGACCGGGAGTCTCTATATTTGCCGCAAGGACGTG
It includes:
- a CDS encoding polyprenyl synthetase family protein, with amino-acid sequence MIASYQAQSQTRVNAALEGLFQAPSPELTRLYDAMRYSVMNGGKRVRPLLAYAACEALGGVAEDANGAACAVELIHAYSLVHDDLPAMDDDDLRRGQPTTHKAFDEACAILAGDGLQSLAFTALLAPHLSSRDAETRLQMVSTLAAAAGPAGMVGGQAIDLGSVGLKLDQAALEYMHRHKTGALIEASVRLGALASGHADQSRLAALQVYARAVGLAFQVQDDILDVESDTATLGKRQGADIARDKPTYPALIGLQAAKGYALELRDQALGALADFGPQAEPLRELARYIVERRH
- a CDS encoding glycosyltransferase family 2 protein, whose protein sequence is MLQIIVPMAGAGSRFAVAGYTDPKPLIPVHGVPMIKVVIDNLTPDCPHTFIFICQAEHVARYGLEEKLNDWAPGCKVVELEGVTDGAACTVYAAKHLIDPAHPVMIANSDQYVDVDIDAYLRAMQEADADGLIMTMKANDPKWSFVGFNPQGLIDRVVEKQVISDEATVGIYNFRSASQLLSAIEAMFEKDLRVNGEFYIAPAYNELIEHGATVVHYNVGSEGFGMYGLGIPADLNLFLSLPVSRQATSGEAC
- a CDS encoding HAD family hydrolase, whose translation is MIKAVIFDMDGVLIEAKEWHYDALNKALGLFGYNISRHEHLTAYDGLPTSRKLDMLSVERDLPVALHAFINEMKQQYTMEIVYAQCKPTFVHQYALSSLKALGYKLAVASNSIRNTVEVMMDRADLSRYLDLQLSNEDVTHAKPAPDIYTKAIRQLGLLPEECLIVEDNENGIKAARASGAHVLVVAETCDVNLNNIMGRLDSINLDKVVSL
- a CDS encoding ABC transporter ATP-binding protein — its product is MSTVVIKAENLTKQFVLRHNRGGLKQKFLSLFDVRHRERVEDFTAVRDVSFTLCKGESLALVGHNGSGKSTLLQLVSRILVPTSGRLTTVGRVAPLIEIGVGFHPELTGEENIYLNASLFGLSNKEIRSRFNEIVDFSGLGDFIDTPVKNYSSGMYMRLGFSVAVHVEPQTLLADEVLAVGDEAFKRKCHERIRGMQEDGMALILVTHAVEEGKEFCQRYLTLERGQMIEHGHY
- a CDS encoding ABC transporter permease; translated protein: MSLLCSTGIIKWRDLVINLVSKEIKIRYMGATLGFVWSLGNPLVVTLTYYTVFTYILPSSQDRFALHLVTGIVHWMLLTQIVSQSGEWLINNGNLIRKLRFPRLLLPVSGALAIVVFWIGCMLVYASLFTVLGGEFTRALLFYPIVLLAFMSLIMGVGLALSVIQITVRDARHFIDVFLPLLFWLTPIVWVTSSLPEGIASIVAYNPVALYFNSFSSILHAGVVPDTRDLVLCVLLGAASLLIGLFMFRKVDRVVEYL
- the yghU gene encoding glutathione-dependent disulfide-bond oxidoreductase; its protein translation is MTDTPYTPPKVWQQDTSSGGTFASINRPVAGPTHEKELPVGKHPLQLYSLATPNGMKVTIMLEELLALGHSGAEYDAWLIRISEGEQFSSGFVEINPNSKIPALLDRSHETPVRVFESGSILLYLAEKFSAFLPADPAGRTETLNWLFWQMGAAPYLGGGFGHFYAYAPEKLEYPINRFAMEAKRQLDVLDRRLAEHRYLAGDTYTIADIAVWPWYGALVRNKVYSAAEFLSVHEYPNLIRWTEEIAARPAVVKGQKVNRTWGEEADQVPERHAASDLEK
- a CDS encoding cupin domain-containing protein, producing the protein MKTAKLADMVKGWFVGGFEPAVFSTDSCEVGVKSYKAGDKEDAHYHKVATEITVLISGTVSMRDQVWQAGDIIVLEPGDITAFEALTDATTVVVKVPGVLADKYVV
- a CDS encoding glycosyltransferase family 2 protein, with product MSALNIVILSGKKGYARRSDGEYPEYLCEHNGKPLIQTLIDNCAALEPGRMICTFANDDVVRLHLRNMVQQMHPSAAVLPIHNLTQGAACTALLASEQIDSDDELLILSVSDFLDTDLHAVVHSFREKNEDAGVVIFNSLHPRYSFARLNSEGRVIEAAEKNPISPHAIAGMYWFKSGALFVSAAKEMIRKDARVNGNFYLAPALNELVLMQKNIGSFRIEPS
- a CDS encoding PDDEXK nuclease domain-containing protein — encoded protein: MSTPNAPQTPAADRFDEVLAMIQSARQQAAQAVNTRLIELYWQVGAHISRKIESAEWGDAVVSQLADHLATTQPGLRGFTRRNLFRMRQFYEVYRDDEKVSAVLTQLPWTHHLTIFSQSKRPEEREFYMRMAIKEKWSSRELERQFKTALFERSVTQPAKASAMLKETRPAALDVFRDAYMVEFLELPPGHAEADLHRGLLQRLRDFLIELGRDFCFVGSEYPVQVGGQDFALDLLFFHRGLNCLVAIELKVGRFEPEYLGKVNFYLEALDQTERKPHENPAIGVLLCASKNDEVVEYALNRSLSPALIAEYQTRLPDRQWLQAKLHEFYALDSARDDQ
- the metC gene encoding cystathionine beta-lyase; its protein translation is MPHSKDPRAHTALSQRGRSASSGPGLAVNPPVVRVSTVLFDSLQSLRDAEIRTAGPERSLTYGANGNPTAFALQDLVSELEGAHGTCLYPTGLAAVAQMFQSFMHPGDHVLITESVYGPVRRLANTLLKAFDIQFDFYSADGSDVESLIKTNTRMIYAEVPGSLTFDMCDLPALSRLCKAKNLLLAVDNSWGSGVLYKPLELGADISLMALTKYVAGHSDVMMGSVSTTEAHWPALKTMNTAVGNTVSPDDAYLVLRGARSLAARMEMHERHALHVAQWLQRQPQVARVLYPALPDDPGHAIWKRDFHGCNGLLSFEFKTADRQVLDRFVSALQLFGIGYSWGGFESLITEIEQHGPDRGTGPMLRLQIGLESPDDLIADLHNGFAAG
- a CDS encoding exodeoxyribonuclease VII small subunit, whose amino-acid sequence is MARKKAALDFEQSLADLQALVERLENGELSLEDSLTAFEQGVRLTRDCQSALTQAEQKVQVLLERDGELTEEPFDDAELPE